TTTAACTTTTGGATATACATCACATGCTTTAAACCTCTATAACTCACTCATTTTTCAAGTTCGCTGCCAACTGTAGCAGCACCATCCGTTAAAATTTCTCCCTTTTTGTTGCATTTACCTCGCGGAACCCTCGGTTTTTTATGCATACAAGTATTTTTGTTAATGTAACATTACTTGCTCAAACGTGATTTAATATTTATGGTTATGACACAATTAATattccaaaatattaatatatactcaATATGATATGCATGATACACTAACAATATATAACAAGGAAGTCCAACAATtattcttcaattaaatttaaaaaaaaaaaaaaaaaatcatacaaagatAGAACCTATAAAGACTGAAAGCATACATAATCTGATATTCACCAGCTCTATATCTCTTAAACCCAAGTGCATATTTTACACACAATAAcaaaacaatgaagaaaccatgataataaaataaagactaCTAAGAATTACACCATCCTGAATCAAATGTGACAATGGTCTCGGGCAATTAGAACAATTGGACGTCGCACCTGGTAATCTCAAATCGAGCTGTTGATAAATTTCCATTAGAAATCAATGGAACTTTCAATCCGCACCTAACCTTGGGCTTGTGATGTCCACCAATGAAATCTCCAATCCTGAACCTAATACGAAGATAGCACTTCAAATAAATGCTATAGACCCCAACACTTTTTTCCTCATTGAAGTCAAGCTCATTAGCTCCAAGCTCCATCCATTGCTGACCTGCAAACGTTGCATTCAAAAAATGCGTACTCTTGCGTTCTACTTTAAAACCCCATTTCGCCAAATTTTCTGTATCGAACCTCTGGCCCTCGTAGAACGCATTGGCCTCGATTTTGTCGAAGTAGATAGCCATCTTCTTGTTGGGGTTTCTGAGAGTGATGTTGAGGTCGAGTTTGTATTGaagattgttgttgttgtttgtgaaATTGAACTGAGTGAGTTTGGCATCCGTGATATGGACCTTGAACATTCTGGGTTGAAGGATAAGCCAACAGATGAAGATAGCAAGGACAATGATGAGAATCAAGGCCACTATGGTTTTCCAAAGGCAGCCAAAAAGGCAACAAAAGCGGCCACGGCTTTTGTGTTTGTCTTCTTGGTTCGGCGGTGGTATAGATGGGCCGGGGTAGGAACCATTCAACTGGGATTCTTTCTCCGCCATTGTTGATCACAAAATTAAGCTCAAGAAATTCACTAAGAGgaagttttggtttttatttttggttggtgAGGAATTAATGCTAATAGAAGATGATGGAAGAGTGGTACAATTTACAAGTGTGATGTGTGCGTGTATATATAGCGGTGGATGAGTAGTGTTGAAAGAAAGGAGGTGGCAATTTCCATTGTCCAAATTGGTAAGCTACGGTTTGGCTACGCGGGGTTGCACGATACAGTGACATAGGAAACGCACGTTTGGTTTGGAAAAGTTCTGTTCCAAAACCAATATTTGGAAGAcattataatttcaaaacttcacCTTCCAATTTCCATTCTCTATCTATGGTGGATTTGCCCCCCAACAATACCGAATTCAATTAGGCGGCTTTGGATTGGGCCAACATTACCGAATTCAAGTTTATAAACTGCaactgattctcaaaaaaataaaatagtctgCAATTGGGCCTCTTTGACTTTGGGATTACATTGGACCGGATTTaaagatttatatatttattttaatttgataattagatAAAGGGGTATTTGAACCTAAATAATTTAACATCAATAGGCGTCAGATTGTTTGTTATATACAAGGCTCTTGGCCGTTTTAAAATTCCTTTaaagttgttttaaaaaaaaaaaaaaaaaaatctttcaaaagTTATACACTCTTAGGTATGGAccttaattttgtaattatattaaGATATTAGGTTGTATTGACCAATGCAATATAAACAATGTTATCATTTCTAAGTTTAATTGAACTCAATACaaatatgtttttgaatttattgtgaaaatttaaagtatatTGCCTAGTATGGAAGTGTACCTAAAATTTACCCTTGTgttaaaaaactctttttcccttaaaattgaaaaaaatgaaggaattcCAAACTTTAATCTCAAATGCTTAAAGCTTTTTAGTGCACTATTACATCCACTTTCATCTGTTAAAATGTGGACATTCGTGTATCAATTGTAGATATTGATGCAAAATAGTATATGTAAATGAGTGTGGATGGATACTTTtccctatttaaaaaaaaaaaaaaaaaaaagcaaaagcaaaagcaaaaacaaaatcaacaacagTGCAAATTAAAACATGGAAAACAATGAATGCTTTAGAAGATGGTGGAAGAGTACTAGTAAGTGTGTATTTAGTAGACTAGAGACTTGGCTTGGATCTAGTACTTTAAGGCATTTGATTTGTTGTGATGGCACACGTCTTCTTTTAGCCACGTGTTACCATCACAATGGCTCCGGGTGCACGGGAGCAGCTGGACTCGAGTTTTGTCCTATAACTAGACATAGCAATGGAAAGTGAAAATGAATGTTAGTTGTAATTTTGGATTTCCAATTTGGTAAATCGTAAGGTGAGGTTTAGCAATATGTGGCTACATGAGTATGtgaattaaaacttaaaatgtgTTTcttaaagactaaaataaatattgggTGAGAGGTTACTCGTTGCATATTGGTAGCACaactaataatattgttgaaTTGTGGGCTATTATGCATGAATTAGACTTAGCTTGGAGATTAATTGGCTAACGACCCATAGTGTATTGGCATTAGAATTGGTATGTGATTAAAAGAATTTATTGGAGCGTGAATGGACCGTCCATCCATGTCACATGCACCATAAAGCTAACAGATCTGCAAATGAGTCAATGAAAAGGGTCGAGAGTTGAGAGCAACCCAACAACCTGAAAAATATGATAATTGCCCATCTTTTGTGTACCAATGTTAGGGGACTGCAAGAAGTTGCCCCCATAGATTGCTGACTTTTTGTTATACTCTTTTTACATACAAATGATACTCCCCGACGCGTTTGCCTTGGAAAAGTTCTGTTCCGATTTATGTTCTGTgtgatttattaattaatttattttttggttctgTGTGAATTAATGCACTGTACTCTGAACTCTCCTTTTGGACAATGtccattttgatttttgacaGGACTTGCGTGCGTTGCTCGGAAATAGATTTCACGCGAATTGAATTCTATGGAACCGATAGGAATGTATTAAAGGTATAGTAACAAATGGTGGGAATTACGTTGAaccgagttttttttttttttttttaaatcatttgaaCCGAGTTAAATAGCTTTAAATATCCATTTTAAAGTTCATTTAGCAAAATTGTCAAGGAACCAAGAGTATTCGAAATGTGATATGATATTACATATTCTTATAAGGTAAAACCGTACTCTCCCCgtaattataagtttataactactgaattaaaaaaaaaaaatttcttctaaaaaaaataattaaaataataataataaataatttttaagcaAAATTTGTTACATGTTTAAcagttttgttaaaaataacGTTTACTtcctcctaattttttttttaaacatttaacTAGAAGTTAGGAATATCACCAAACTCTAGTGTTGAGGTACCGGTCTTAAGTAGACTATTccaacttttaaatttttaataagtaagAAAAATTCACATCAATCATGACATATAAGGAAATTAACGACAATAATCAAAAAAGTTTTGCAAAAATGATCGTCCTATTCTTGAATTTTGTGAGAAACATAACAAAATACAAAAGCTAATTGAGTGACCCAATTAagcatttttactttttagtaaaTTAGGTGAATCAAATAGCtcaatggaaaaataaatgtCATCAAAGAGTGAAGGGCAAATtagtaattgtaaaaataattcATGTATGGGTGGTGTGAtaagttttgtgtgtgtgtgtgtggggggggggggggggggtaaattTCAATAACTACCCTTGAGATTTGGGCTAATACCAATCAGGTCCAAAACAATTCAAAACTAACAATTTTAGTCCTAAGTCCAAACGGACTATAACACTGTTAactcacctctctctcttctgtttCTCTgactttgattaaaaaataggGTAAACTACATAATTGGTCCCTATCTtatacactatatttcaatttgatccctattctttcaattgtgttaatttggtccctaacattttagtatcgtgtcaatttagtctctaacgttatcttttggatgaaaatttatGACTTGTCTAAtggtcaaaacaaaaaattagcttACGTTGATGAGacaataaacttaaattttattttgaccgttTGTCATGTTAGTAATTTCCATCTAAGATATAACATTAGGGACTAAATTAACATGACATTAAAAGGttaaggatcaaattgacacaattaaaatgttagggactaaattgaaatatgatgtaaaggttagggaccaattATGTAGTTTACCCTAAAAAATATCTATAGGAAGAACAAGAACTTTctcaataaacaaataaaaaaaatgcttcaaTGAAACCAACAATCAAAACTCACTTTCATTGAATGAGGAGGAAAACATAACAAATTTAAACCCAAACCATAGAACATGCAATCAAGAATCAAGAACCGTGACAAAAAATCAGCCTTTCAAATCAAAATCCtaatctaaaatcaaaactcAAACAATCAAAACATCCTCTTAACTCAACCCCCAAATTTGCAGACCTCAGCAAGAAAAAAACATTTGCCCTTCTTTGTGGCTTTGTGACCATCCACCACCAATCACCCCCACAACAAACCCAACATCGCTGATCGAAATCTAATCACCCCTAACCCACACCACGGAACTGCCACAAACACCATAGGAGAGAAAACCAAACCCTCTAAGGCTTCTAAACTCAAAATCCtaatccaaaaccaaaactCAATCAATCAAAACATCCTTTTAAGAAAACCCCCAAATTCATGGGCCTcagcaagaaaaaaattttgctcctcTCTGTGGCTTTGTGACCGTCCACCACCAACCACtcccacaaaaaacccaccacagCCGATCGAAACCTAACCATCCTTAACCCACACCACGGCACCGCCACAAACACCACGAGAGAGAAAACCCAAACCCTTCAATGTTGATCCACACTAAAACCCACAAATCACCACTTACCCACACCACAGCGTTGTCGCAAAGACCacgagagagagaagggagagaCTCCAATGCTAATCCACACCAAAATCCACAAACCACCACTTACCCACACCAAAACCCACGAAACACCACTTACCCATACCATGACGTTGCCTCAAAGACCActaaagagagaagagagtggGATAAGAGAGTAAGAAATGTTTAAGAGTGAGAGGGATTAGAAAGTCAGagagtgaaaactgaaaatcgAGGAACCGGAGAGAAGAAAGGTATGAGAAAGaagctaaaataaataattcgtTAAAATAGTTTAAGTTTATGGACTAAAATGGTcagttttgaattattttagaTCTAGTTGGCATTAGCCCAAACCTTAGGGGGAGTTAGTGAAATTTacccttttttaaaatttaaaaaaaaaaaattagctatttttttctttttccataatttaaaaaaaaaattttcctaaaccAATATTCTTAAAGTATCTCTTTTTTTAggatacatacatacatacatacatacatataggcgaaaatacacttttggtccctacattttaggtCAATTCTCATTTTGGTCCCAAAATTGATTTTGTTACTAATGTAgtccctaaaaaaagaaaattgatctattttggtccctgccGTCAACCCACTAATGGAAATACTGATGCGACAGATAGAGGCACAGTTGGCAAAGGAAATGCTGACgtaactattaaaataatatttaaaaaataccaCATCAGCATCCACATCAAAATACATGTCAacatcttatttttaaaaattaatttatcaattttaacaaaattaaaaaacataaaaacaaaattaaaaatgtaaaaatacataaattcaATTTATGCTGAAGATCATGAATAAACAAGAACTTAAACCTAGATTACAAGAATACAAACCCAGCTCATAAGAACAAAGAACATAGTactcaaaaattttcttttccaacatTTCTCATAACACAAATTCAACTAAATAGATAGAATTTCATCCCAAATATATCTCCAAAACCAATATATCAAAACCCAGccaaatcaacaacaaaacatCTAAATCAtccaacatcaacaacaaaacAGCATAGCACCAATCAGACCACTTATCATCAACAAACCCTAGAGAAAACTCAATCATCAACCCAAAATCCATAAATTACATCATCAAACCATAGATCTTAAACAAACCCAAAAGAAAACCCTGGTCTTCTatgcttctctctctttcagatTTGGACCAATAGACCACCCAATCACTATCGATTGGCCATGGgattaaagagagagataaagatgATGAGTTAGAGAGAAAACGAATTAGACATCAAGAGATTGAATTGAGAAGATgaaagatttgggtttttggctGTTGGTGGCATCATCGTGTTCAGCCTGTGATCTTAGGCTTCGTCCATCAGAGGCGGTGGCGGTGGCTTGAATCGAGAAGATGAGAGAGAGCTTGTTTGAGTGAGAGGCAATGATAAAGAAGCTGCTGCTGCGTCGTGAGTAAGAACGAGAAGTGAAAGAAATGGAGCAAAAGGGTTGGGATTTGAAGGGTTTGTAGAGGCCATTGAAGGACTTGGGAATGGTTAGGGTTTGAGAGATAGGGTTGGTAGAAGAGAGCCTTTGGTGTTGATTGTTGAGGAGAAAAGAATGGTGGAGGTGGCTGAAAACTcttctggaaaaaaaaaggtttaaaactaaaaattttaaaattagtttgtttgtaaaagaaaaaaaaaagtttaaaactaaAGACTAAACTCTTCTGGAAAAGAATGGTGGagcctttgtttgttttttatttttttaaattaaaattaaaattgaggagttaaatttttattgttttaattttttattaatttaaatctaacgtggcatttaaaaaatgccaaataatttttttaataatgttttaaTGGACACATTAGTGTCATGTCAGCGTCACGTCAACAAGCAGGGTATTCCATTTGCCACGTAGGAGGTTTCCGTTAGTGGGTAAAtggtaaggaccaaaatagaatcaattttctttttttagggattACATTAAtagcaaaattaattttgggaccaaaatgagaattgatccaaaatgtagggaccaaaagtgtattttcgccatttatgggtccgtttggattgagcttattgttgctgaaactgaaaactgaaaactaaaaacactatagcaaaataatttttaaatgtgtgaatagtgtcgtgggacccatgaacagtgcgtgaacagtgtaTGAATAGTATTTTTTGCCCCTGCAcagtgattttactgttcactgcagagcaaaaaaaaaaaaaaaaaaaaggcatgaaaACGCAGGGCTAAAACGCAACTTTCAGCCCTGCCCAAATGCTCACTATATATTATTAAACATTCAATTCCCAAAACTATcaactttcctttcttttaatAGGGAAagtaagggtatgtttggttactgttttttcttcttattttctgtttccaaaaacaattttatatttttgagactaaaaaacttgtttggtaacttaaaatagaaaacaaagactgttttcataactcaatttgtgaaggaaactaaaaatatgctaaatgctattttcagtttctaattttaaaaaatcaatgaaaacacgcatttaatttaatgaatcggTCTCCTTTAATGATTTAGcattagaattcaaatcctagtatcaatatatattagtattttttgttttaaaagaaactatctttttaatttatgctaaccaaacatgtttttgatttaaaaaatacaagaaaattgttttttctttatattcccaaaaaaaaagtttttgaaagtagaaaataaaaactgttgCCAAACATAACCTAAAATTTCCAATGGGTAATtgattatcaatttttattaaacaagaaaaaaaaattcaaaagtgtgttttataaataaaaataaataaataaaaagacaaaacttagatacaatactttaagtgatgttttttaaattcttcTCTTAAGATTCAGCAATGCGGCTACTTcactaaaaaatacatttttatttgtactatatctaaattttaagaaaaaaacctaa
The sequence above is drawn from the Quercus robur chromosome 7, dhQueRobu3.1, whole genome shotgun sequence genome and encodes:
- the LOC126692251 gene encoding NDR1/HIN1-like protein 10, giving the protein MAEKESQLNGSYPGPSIPPPNQEDKHKSRGRFCCLFGCLWKTIVALILIIVLAIFICWLILQPRMFKVHITDAKLTQFNFTNNNNNLQYKLDLNITLRNPNKKMAIYFDKIEANAFYEGQRFDTENLAKWGFKVERKSTHFLNATFAGQQWMELGANELDFNEEKSVGVYSIYLKCYLRIRFRIGDFIGGHHKPKVRCGLKVPLISNGNLSTARFEITRCDVQLF